Proteins found in one Hyla sarda isolate aHylSar1 chromosome 7, aHylSar1.hap1, whole genome shotgun sequence genomic segment:
- the TAL1 gene encoding T-cell acute lymphocytic leukemia protein 1, which yields MMERLGTDMGDSQDVASPARDTAEAESTSGVELSGVNEGAAPSSPPRAVPVIELLRRGEGSTNIKAREQELRLQSLRTTELCRAPLTPTTELCRAPLTPATDLCRTPLTATTELCRAPQTATTELCRAPLTPTTELCRAPLTATTELCRTPLTATTELCRTPLTATTELCRTPLPVPGPLLTATTELCRPPIPLTGPQAEPTTEARMVQLSPPASLPLQGAGRAMLYGLSQPLTPGNSGYFGDPEGFPMYNNNARTKRRSGPYEVEVTEGGPHTKVVRRIFTNSRERWRQQNVNGAFAELRKLIPTHPPDKKLSKNEILRLAMKYINFLAKLLDDQEEEGNQRGKINKDNGMVQQDLLQGMLSPNSSCGSSLDGAPSPDSFIEDHDSMDSKHNRNLHQAMLPIESNGQR from the exons ATGATGGAGAGGTTGGGCACCGACATGGGAGACTCTCAGGATGTGGCATCTCCAGCTAGAGATACAGCAGAGGCGGAGAGCACCAGTGGTGTGGAGCTGAGTGGGGTGAATGAGGGGGCCGCCCCCAGCTCCCCCCCTAGAGCTGTGCCAGTGATTGAGCTGCTCAGGAGGGGGGAGGGCTCCACCAATATAAAGGCCAGAGAGCAGGAACTGAGACTGCAAAGCCTGAGGACCACCGAACTGTGCAGAGCCCCTCTAACCCCAACCACAGAACTCTGCAGAGCCCCCCTGACTCCAGCCACAGATCTCTGCAGGACCCCCCTGACTGCAACCACAGAACTCTGCAGAGCCCCCCAAACTGCAACCACAGAACTCTGCAGAGCCCCCCTGACTCCAACCACAGAACTCTGCAGAGCCCCCCTAACTGCAACCACAGAACTCTGCAGGACCCCCCTAACTGCAACCACAGAACTCTGCAGGACCCCCCTAACTGCAACCACAGAACTCTGCAGGACCCCACTTCCAGTCCCTGGACCACTTCTCACTGCTACCACTGAGCTCTGCAGACCCCCTATTCCACTGACTGGACCCCAAGCTGAGCCCACCACTGAAGCCCGAATGGTGCAGCTGAGCCCCCCAGCTTCTCTTCCCTTACAAGGAGCTGGCAGAGCCATGTTGTATGGACTGAGTCAACCACTGACCCCTGGAAACag TGGCTACTTCGGTGATCCGGAAGGCTTCCCGATGTATAATAATAATGCGAGGACCAAGAGGCGGTCTGGGCCGTATGAAGTGGAAGTTACTGAAG GAGGTCCTCACACAAAGGTGGTCCGTCGCATCTTTACAAACAGCCGGGAAAGATGGAGACAGCAAAATGTGAACGGGGCCTTTGCCGAGCTCCGCAAGCTGATCCCAACTCATCCTCCAGATAAGAAACTCAGCAAGAACGAAATCTTACGCCTGGCCATGAAATACATCAACTTCCTTGCCAAACTTCTCGACGATCAAGAAGAAGAAGGCAATCAAAGGggcaaaataaataaagataatggTATGGTCCAGCAAGATCTCCTGCAAGGCATGTTGTCTCCAAACTCCAGCTGCGGAAGTTCTTTAGACGGAGCGCCGAGTCCTGACAGCTTCATAGAAGATCACGATTCAATGGACTCCAAACACAACAGAAACCTGCACCAGGCCATGCTCCCCATAGAAAGCAATGGGCAACGGTGA